Proteins co-encoded in one Dehalogenimonas sp. WBC-2 genomic window:
- the pilA gene encoding PilA (type IV pilin) encodes MKFLNLKKFRKGQKGFTLIELLMVIAILGVIAAVAVPNIIKFIGSGETEAQNAERHNVVVALTAAMVEANVSTLTAGTISSAADYEVADGITVGSYIVGGYQALAYSWDIGVNGSVSLTAEDS; translated from the coding sequence ATGAAGTTTCTAAATCTAAAGAAGTTCCGCAAAGGCCAGAAAGGCTTTACCCTGATCGAGCTTTTGATGGTCATTGCCATCCTGGGCGTCATCGCCGCCGTCGCGGTACCCAATATCATCAAATTCATTGGTAGTGGCGAGACTGAAGCGCAAAATGCAGAGCGCCATAACGTAGTTGTAGCTTTAACTGCAGCTATGGTAGAAGCCAATGTATCCACGTTAACTGCAGGAACTATTAGCAGTGCCGCCGATTATGAGGTGGCTGACGGCATTACTGTCGGTAGCTATATAGTAGGTGGTTACCAAGCCTTGGCTTATTCTTGGGATATCGGCGTTAATGGGTCTGTATCATTAACTGCTGAAGATTCATAA